A single Cucumis melo cultivar AY chromosome 4, USDA_Cmelo_AY_1.0, whole genome shotgun sequence DNA region contains:
- the LOC103503771 gene encoding cryptochrome DASH, chloroplastic/mitochondrial gives MNYSTLQISFSSLLPLLKTLPNCSSLKPAIQISVKSASRRIFVMNSSSKLDSRSLSLSTCQVPGLEPEEMDSVVEQMFRRYSSSSGFKRGKGVAIVWFRNDLRVLDNEALYKAWISSEAVLPVYCVDPRLFGSTCYFGFPKTGALRAQFIVECLADLKRNLTKRGLNLLIQHGKPEEILPSLAKALGAHTVYAQMETCSEELYVEKMVSKGLKTVVLSPTSEKSASAKSSAARSPTFQLVWGTTMYHIDDLPFDTNSLPDVYTQFRRSVEAKCEIRDCIRLPALLGPPPSIDDWGSVPSLDKLGLQPPSVVKGMRFIGGESAALSRIYEYFWKKDLLRIYKETRNGMLGPDYSTKFSPWLASGSISPRLIHEEVRRYERKREANQSTYWVLFELIWRDYFRFLSVKYGNSLFHLGGPRKVESKWSQDKNLFESWRDGRTGYPLIDANMKELSTTGFMSNRGRQIVCSFLVRDMGIDWRMGAEWFETCLLDYDPCSNYGNWTYGAGVGNDPREDRYFSIPKQAQTYDPEGEYVAYWLPQLRMLPKDKRHFPGKMLYFEQVVPLKFGDAGRPQSQDFARRKTFGGKQAKDFRR, from the exons ATGAACTACAGCACTCTCCAAATCTCATTTTCGTCTCTTCTTCCATTGCTGAAAACACTCCCAAATTGTTCTTCTTTGAAACCGGCGATCCAAATCTCTGTGAAATCAGCTAGCCGTCGAATCTTTGTCATGAATTCTAGCTCGAAGCTCGATTCTAGATCGCTGTCGTTGTCGACATGTCAAGTTCCGGGGCTAGAACCGGAGGAAATGGATAGCGTTGTGGAACAAATGTTCCGGCGGTATTCGTCTTCTTCAGGGTTTAAGAGAGGAAAAGGAGTAGCCATTGTTTGGTTCAGAAATGACCTCCGTGTACTGGATAATGAAGCCCTGTATAAGGCCTGGATTTCGTCCGAGGCTGTGTTGCCAGTGTATTGCGTTGATCCTAGACTTTTTGGTTCTACCTGCTACTTCGGATTTCCTAAAACTGGAG CATTGAGAGCTCAATTTATTGTTGAATGCTTGGCTGACTTGAAAAGAAATTTAACTAAACGAGGCCTTAACTTGCTTATTCAACATGGGAAGCCTGAAGAAATTCTCCCTTCTCTTGCAAAAGCTCTTGGTGCCCACACA GTTTATGCTCAAATGGAAACTTGTAGTGAGGAACTATATGTCGAAAAAATGGTGAGCAAAGGTCTCAAAACTGTGGTGCTATCACCAACCTCAGAGAAGTCTGCCTCTGCCAAGTCAAGTGCTGCTAGAAGCCCTACTTTCCAACTTGTTTGGGGAACCACCATGTATCACATAGATGACCTTCCATTTGACACCAACAGTTTGCCTGATGTCTACACGCAGTTTCGTAGA TCTGTTGAAGCAAAATGTGAAATTCGAGATTGCATTCGACTTCCAGCTCTTCTTGGGCCTCCACCAAGCATCGATGATTGGGGGTCTGTTCCCTCACTTGATAAGCTTGGGCTTCAACCTCCTAGT GTTGTTAAGGGCATGAGGTTTATTGGGGGTGAGAGCGCAGCTCTCTCCAGAATTTATGAGTATTTCTGGAAGAAG GATTTACTACGAATTTATAAGGAAACGAGGAATGGGATGTTAGGACCTGACTACTCTACAAAATTCTCTCCATGGCTTGCATCAGGAAGCATTTCACCTCGTCTCATTCACGAAGAG GTAAGGAGGTATGAGAGGAAAAGGGAAGCAAATCAATCTACTTACTG GGTTTTGTTTGAATTGATATGGAGGGATTACTTTAGGTTTCTTTCAGTCAAATATGGCAATTCTCTTTTTCATCTTG GTGGCCCAAGAAAAGTGGAGTCGAAATGGAGCCAAGACAAAAATTTGTTTGAATCCTGGAGAGATGGACGCACAGG GTACCCCCTAATAGATGCAAATATGAAAGAATTATCAACAACTGGGTTCATGTCAAATCGAGGACGGCAG ATAGTATGTTCGTTTCTTGTTCGAGATATGGGTATTGACTGGCGTATGGGAGCTGAATGGTTTGAGACATGTCTTCTCGATTATGATCCTTGCTCCAATTATGGAAATTGGACATATGGAGCTG GAGTTGGGAACGACCCAAGAGAAGATCGTTACTTCAGTATCCCCAAGCAA GCACAAACATACGATCCCGAGGGTGAATACGTGGCGTATTGGTTACCACAGCTACGAATGCTACCCAAGGACAAGAGGCACTTCCCAGGAAAAATGTTGTACTTTGAACAAGTTGTACCTTTAAAGTTTGGGGATGCTGGAAGGCCCCAAAGCCAAGATTTTGCAAGAAGAAAAACCTTTGGTGGGAAACAAGCAAAGGACTTCAGAAGATAA
- the LOC103503772 gene encoding uncharacterized protein At2g24330 isoform X2, protein MAEEKAAGEGEKKDAVADVGGKKKSRGIFSRLWNSIFRVRGDDFEKRLQHISKEEAAVLARLKRRSLTWRRMARNLIIFSVVFEIVAVCYAIITTRTVDLNWKMRAFRVLPMFLLPALSTLAYTTFLSFTRMCDRKDQKTLERLRAERQAKIDELKEKTNYYITQQLIQRYDPDPAAKAAAATVLASKMGADSGLKVRLGDESNPNVPSGKSNDVELVQAGGGLRNRKQGHTRSSSTGSASLHHIDEDACRPAVSDAPNASEHNQLVVGHYNPQGPAVNDGGWLARIAALLVGEDPTQSYALICGNCHMHNGLVKKEDFPFITYYCPHCHALNRSNQSEEQISGHGSPTAGSIKPRSTSDPIILTSNVDAETISEIQEAIEQTESANLVSEEEKVHTAETT, encoded by the exons ATGGCTGAGGAAAAAGCTGCTGGAGAAGGTGAGAAGAAGGATGCTGTTGCGGATGTTGGCGGGAAGAAGAAATCCCGGGGGATTTTCTCGCGGCTTTGGAATAGTATCTTCCGTGTACGCGGTGATGATTTTGAGAAGAGGCTTCAGCATATTTCTAAGGAAGAAGCAGCTGTTCTTGCTAGGTTGAAGCGTAGATCCCTAACCTGGCGACGAATGGCTAGAAATCTTATTATATTCTCTGTCGTTTTTGAG ATTGTTGCAGTTTGTTATGCTATCATAACTACAAGAACTGTAGATTTGAACTGGAAGATGAGAGCTTTCAGAGTTTTACCCATGTTTCTTTTGCCTGCATTATCGACTCTGGCTTATACGACATTTCTTAGCTTCACAAGAATGT GTGATAGGAAGGACCAAAAAACCCTTGAAAGGCTGCGAGCTGAGAGGCAAGCTAAAATTGATGAACTTAAGGAGAAAACAAATTATTACATTACCCAGCAGCTCATCCAG AGATATGATCCCGACCCTGCTGCAAAGGCGGCTGCTGCAACTGTATTGGCTTCCAAGATGGGAGCAGATTCTGGCTTAAAGGTTCGTTTGGGCGATGAGTCCAACCCTAATGTTCCATCAGGGAAGAGCAATGATGTTGAACTTGTGCAAGCCGGTGGTGGGCTTCGAAACAGAAAACAAGGTCACACCCGTTCCAGCAGTACAGGTAGTGCTTCATTGCATCATATTGATGAAGATGCATGTCGTCCTGCAGTATCCGATGCTCCTAATGCTTCTGAGCATAATCAGTTGGTTGTCGGTCATTACAATCCCCAAGGACCCGCTGTAAATGATGGAGGATGGCTAGCTCGAATTGCTGCACTGCTCGTTGGAGAAGATCCAACACAATCTTATGCACTCATCTGTGGCAACTGCCATATGCACAATG GACTTGTCAAGAAGGAAGATTTCCCATTCATTACCTACTACTGCCCACATTGTCATGCCCTAAATCGGTCCAACCAATCAGAGGAACAAATTTCTGGCCATGGCAGTCCAACTGCTGGTTCTATAAAACCAAGAAGCACTAGTGACCCGATAATACTCACCAGCAACGTCGACGCAGAGACAATTTCTGAGATTCAGGAGGCCATCGAACAAACGGAATCTGCAAACTTAGTTAGCGAAGAAGAAAAGGTACACACAGCCGAAACGACATAA
- the LOC103503772 gene encoding uncharacterized protein At2g24330 isoform X1: protein MAEEKAAGEGEKKDAVADVGGKKKSRGIFSRLWNSIFRVRGDDFEKRLQHISKEEAAVLARLKRRSLTWRRMARNLIIFSVVFEIVAVCYAIITTRTVDLNWKMRAFRVLPMFLLPALSTLAYTTFLSFTRMCDRKDQKTLERLRAERQAKIDELKEKTNYYITQQLIQRYDPDPAAKAAAATVLASKMGADSGLKVRLGDESNPNVPSGKSNDVELVQAGGGLRNRKQGHTRSSSTGSASLHHIDEDACRPAVSDAPNASEHNQLVVGHYNPQGPAVNDGGWLARIAALLVGEDPTQSYALICGNCHMHNGESILLYPLHHTLFFNTQAEGVCISLCIYKRENTCTSVFESNKIHKDYYNFISFLSFVGLVKKEDFPFITYYCPHCHALNRSNQSEEQISGHGSPTAGSIKPRSTSDPIILTSNVDAETISEIQEAIEQTESANLVSEEEKVHTAETT from the exons ATGGCTGAGGAAAAAGCTGCTGGAGAAGGTGAGAAGAAGGATGCTGTTGCGGATGTTGGCGGGAAGAAGAAATCCCGGGGGATTTTCTCGCGGCTTTGGAATAGTATCTTCCGTGTACGCGGTGATGATTTTGAGAAGAGGCTTCAGCATATTTCTAAGGAAGAAGCAGCTGTTCTTGCTAGGTTGAAGCGTAGATCCCTAACCTGGCGACGAATGGCTAGAAATCTTATTATATTCTCTGTCGTTTTTGAG ATTGTTGCAGTTTGTTATGCTATCATAACTACAAGAACTGTAGATTTGAACTGGAAGATGAGAGCTTTCAGAGTTTTACCCATGTTTCTTTTGCCTGCATTATCGACTCTGGCTTATACGACATTTCTTAGCTTCACAAGAATGT GTGATAGGAAGGACCAAAAAACCCTTGAAAGGCTGCGAGCTGAGAGGCAAGCTAAAATTGATGAACTTAAGGAGAAAACAAATTATTACATTACCCAGCAGCTCATCCAG AGATATGATCCCGACCCTGCTGCAAAGGCGGCTGCTGCAACTGTATTGGCTTCCAAGATGGGAGCAGATTCTGGCTTAAAGGTTCGTTTGGGCGATGAGTCCAACCCTAATGTTCCATCAGGGAAGAGCAATGATGTTGAACTTGTGCAAGCCGGTGGTGGGCTTCGAAACAGAAAACAAGGTCACACCCGTTCCAGCAGTACAGGTAGTGCTTCATTGCATCATATTGATGAAGATGCATGTCGTCCTGCAGTATCCGATGCTCCTAATGCTTCTGAGCATAATCAGTTGGTTGTCGGTCATTACAATCCCCAAGGACCCGCTGTAAATGATGGAGGATGGCTAGCTCGAATTGCTGCACTGCTCGTTGGAGAAGATCCAACACAATCTTATGCACTCATCTGTGGCAACTGCCATATGCACAATGGTGAGTCAATCCTACTCTACCCTTTACACCACACTCTTTTCTTCAATACACAAGCAGAAGGAGTCTGTATCTCTTTATGCATCTATAAACGTGAAAATACATGCACTTCCGTTTTCGAGTCGAATAAAATCCACAAGGACTACTATAACTTCATCTCTTTTTTATCCTTTGTAGGACTTGTCAAGAAGGAAGATTTCCCATTCATTACCTACTACTGCCCACATTGTCATGCCCTAAATCGGTCCAACCAATCAGAGGAACAAATTTCTGGCCATGGCAGTCCAACTGCTGGTTCTATAAAACCAAGAAGCACTAGTGACCCGATAATACTCACCAGCAACGTCGACGCAGAGACAATTTCTGAGATTCAGGAGGCCATCGAACAAACGGAATCTGCAAACTTAGTTAGCGAAGAAGAAAAGGTACACACAGCCGAAACGACATAA